Proteins found in one Lycium ferocissimum isolate CSIRO_LF1 chromosome 6, AGI_CSIRO_Lferr_CH_V1, whole genome shotgun sequence genomic segment:
- the LOC132061281 gene encoding uncharacterized protein LOC132061281, with the protein METGFKGSHFTWWNGRGGSDGIFERLDRVFINQQFQQWFAQVEVEHLTRTGSDHASLFITLEEQSQAYIRQFRFLKFWTEHQAWSKEVYGDIFKQLIIREEIVRIKEKLFEEDPSCNRTVLQQAQAELKKYLHFEEEIWRQKANVEDATQVAVEAEEFFKKQFSQEQEATDFSLLNHVPSLVTVGNLATLPNESCRSLKCLSNSRSPSSNGALC; encoded by the exons ATGGAGACCGGTTTCAAAGGCAGTCAttttacttggtggaatggtagagGAGGCTCAGACGGCATCTTTGAGAGGTTGGATAGAGTTTTCATTAATCAACAATTTCAGCAATGGTTTGCACAGGTAGAAGTTGAACATCTCACAAGGACAGGTTCAGACCATGCTTCTTTGTTCATTACTTTGGAAGAACAAAGTCAGGCATATATTAGACAATTCAGATTTCTGAAGTTTTGGACTGAGCATCAAG CATGGAGCAAAGAAGTTTATGGAGATATTTTCAAGCAGCTGATTATTAGAGAAGAAATTGTGAGGATCAAAGAAAAACTATTTGAAGAGGATCCTTCTTGCAACAGAACGGTGCTACAACAAGCACAGGCTGAACTAAAGAAGTATTTGcattttgaagaagaaatctGGAGACAGAAGGCTAAT GTAGAAGATGCTACTCAAGTGGCTGTGGAGGCTgaagaatttttcaaaaaacagtTTTCTCAGGAGCAAGAAGCTACAGATTTTAGTTTACTTAACCATGTTCCTTCATTGGTgact GTTGGTAATTTGGCAACACTTcctaatgaaagttgtagatctttgaaatgcCTTTCCAACAGTAGGTCGCCCAGCTCCAAtggagctctgtgctag